Proteins found in one Deinococcus terrestris genomic segment:
- a CDS encoding S-layer homology domain-containing protein translates to MKKSLLVLTAALSFGAAAAQTTAPATAPQVSTLTDVPAGHWAKDAIDRLVSQGIILGYPDGTYRGTQNLTRYEAAVIIARLLDQVRTGTVTIDNTETLTALQNAIQELAADLTALGVRVSDLEENAVNRDDFTRLEARVEELAAANGDAAAIAAIQTQIEELTARADEYDTLRGDIDDNASQITALNELTVLLNQDILDLQDRVSAVETAQADFVTRSDFDNLAGRVTAVDERVTGVANRVTTLENAPRFSVVGALNSLGYGSLGLVSGTDNFDVDRLTNSTFAAGIFSNISYGSDVSIEDTNGAAFSALGSLSFGVRASNLATTNGSIIVNNAAINFRIGNATGGNNVFNVNGGAPLVSINDITADGTIGGQKFSARYAAYDSTFKFSDYLLNNSTALGVSSANTRRGVVVTLQADTLPLKPSLTVVAGNARGVAVTGNPASTTPAAPSATTPVPATPPTANYYGVRAAVNPAGLGTVGVSFAQVDNNRTAFGTDYNLKAGPVTIKGEGVLSGRNIVANNILAGNAQGYIQNSDKAFYTDLTGDLGIVKFGANYRTIDSTYAVFDADGNRIANAGLSTTDSMPYTPGQTGFGAALGTNVGPVALGAYADRYTRTTTATNATTGARTVTETGTVQGFGVKAGAKLGALELVGFYNNTTLNGNAVREADDLGNAGMGIANVPRDMTSTFGAQLSHNGAADNALVRNLNFTVGDAYYYSDPLNEFYAYADYSTTVAGITLQPLVRYQLKTDRLINDRSDPADGIVDDETENTIKYGIKLSTATLTGLPLQPSLYANVVNRITNGGTAFGVSDTATTELLGQVGVSLNQFLAPNATAKVGYSYYQGFNVASATVGNADAGADAFNAGANRIYNERGNQSGKVDGVFAQIGYNSLTANYGLFRYTDLDRVNTDGTNPTSVAQGFRVNYTFRF, encoded by the coding sequence ATGAAGAAGAGCCTGCTCGTTCTGACTGCTGCGCTGTCCTTTGGGGCCGCTGCGGCGCAGACCACCGCTCCGGCGACGGCACCTCAGGTGTCCACGCTGACCGACGTGCCCGCCGGTCACTGGGCCAAGGACGCTATCGACCGTCTCGTCAGCCAGGGGATCATCCTGGGCTACCCCGATGGCACCTACCGGGGCACCCAGAACCTGACCCGGTACGAGGCCGCTGTCATCATCGCCCGCCTGCTTGACCAGGTCCGCACCGGCACGGTCACTATCGACAACACCGAGACCCTGACGGCGCTCCAGAACGCCATTCAGGAACTCGCCGCCGACCTGACGGCCCTGGGTGTTCGCGTCAGCGACCTCGAGGAGAACGCGGTCAACCGTGACGACTTCACCCGCCTGGAGGCCCGCGTTGAGGAGCTGGCTGCCGCCAACGGTGACGCCGCTGCCATCGCCGCGATCCAGACGCAGATCGAAGAACTCACGGCCCGCGCCGACGAGTACGACACCCTGCGCGGCGACATCGACGACAACGCGTCCCAGATCACGGCCCTCAACGAGCTGACCGTTCTGCTGAACCAAGACATCCTGGACCTCCAGGACCGCGTCAGCGCCGTGGAGACCGCGCAAGCCGACTTCGTGACCCGCAGCGACTTCGACAACCTCGCAGGCCGCGTGACCGCTGTCGACGAGCGCGTGACGGGCGTCGCCAACCGCGTGACGACGCTGGAAAATGCTCCGCGCTTCAGCGTGGTGGGTGCCCTGAACAGCCTGGGCTACGGCAGCCTCGGGCTGGTGAGCGGCACCGATAACTTCGACGTTGACCGCCTGACCAACTCCACCTTCGCGGCGGGCATCTTCAGCAACATCAGCTACGGCTCGGACGTGTCCATTGAGGACACGAATGGGGCAGCTTTCAGCGCTCTGGGCTCGCTGAGCTTCGGAGTGCGGGCGAGCAACCTGGCGACGACCAACGGCTCGATCATCGTGAACAACGCGGCGATCAACTTCCGTATCGGCAACGCTACCGGCGGCAACAACGTCTTCAACGTCAACGGTGGCGCCCCGCTCGTCAGCATCAACGACATCACGGCCGACGGCACCATTGGGGGCCAGAAGTTCAGCGCTCGCTACGCGGCCTATGACAGCACCTTCAAGTTCAGCGATTACCTGCTCAACAACAGCACGGCGCTGGGCGTGAGCAGCGCCAACACCCGGCGTGGCGTGGTCGTGACCCTCCAGGCAGACACGCTGCCCCTCAAGCCCAGCCTCACGGTCGTGGCGGGGAACGCCCGTGGCGTGGCGGTGACTGGCAACCCGGCCAGCACCACTCCGGCGGCGCCCTCCGCGACGACTCCCGTGCCTGCTACTCCTCCCACAGCTAACTACTACGGCGTGCGTGCGGCCGTGAACCCGGCGGGTCTGGGGACGGTGGGAGTGTCCTTCGCGCAGGTCGACAACAACCGCACCGCCTTCGGAACCGACTACAACCTGAAGGCTGGGCCTGTCACCATCAAGGGTGAAGGCGTGCTCAGCGGTCGCAACATCGTTGCGAACAACATCCTGGCAGGCAACGCTCAGGGGTACATCCAGAACAGCGACAAGGCGTTCTACACGGATCTGACCGGCGACCTCGGCATCGTCAAGTTCGGGGCGAACTACCGCACCATCGACTCGACCTACGCTGTCTTTGACGCCGATGGCAACCGGATCGCCAACGCGGGCCTGTCCACCACGGACAGCATGCCCTACACTCCCGGTCAGACGGGCTTCGGCGCGGCCCTGGGCACGAACGTCGGTCCGGTGGCGCTGGGTGCTTACGCCGACCGCTACACCCGCACCACTACGGCCACCAACGCCACCACGGGTGCCCGCACGGTGACGGAGACTGGCACGGTCCAGGGCTTCGGTGTGAAGGCGGGCGCCAAGCTCGGTGCGCTAGAACTCGTGGGCTTCTACAACAACACCACGCTCAATGGCAACGCTGTGCGTGAGGCGGATGACCTCGGCAACGCGGGCATGGGCATCGCCAATGTGCCCCGTGACATGACCAGCACCTTCGGCGCCCAGCTCAGCCACAACGGCGCGGCCGACAACGCTCTGGTGCGCAACCTGAACTTTACGGTCGGCGACGCGTACTACTACAGCGATCCCCTCAACGAGTTCTACGCCTACGCGGACTACTCGACCACGGTGGCGGGCATCACCCTCCAGCCCCTGGTGCGCTACCAACTCAAGACGGACCGTCTGATCAACGACCGGAGCGATCCTGCCGACGGAATCGTTGATGATGAGACCGAGAACACCATCAAGTACGGCATCAAGCTGAGCACGGCGACCCTGACCGGCCTGCCCCTCCAGCCCAGCCTGTACGCGAACGTGGTCAACCGCATCACCAATGGCGGCACGGCCTTCGGCGTGTCCGACACTGCGACCACCGAACTGCTCGGTCAGGTCGGCGTGAGCCTCAACCAGTTCCTCGCGCCCAACGCGACCGCCAAGGTCGGGTACTCGTACTACCAGGGCTTTAACGTCGCCTCGGCCACCGTGGGCAACGCGGATGCAGGCGCTGACGCGTTCAACGCTGGTGCCAACCGCATCTACAACGAGCGTGGCAACCAGAGTGGCAAGGTGGACGGCGTGTTCGCCCAGATCGGCTACAACAGCCTGACGGCCAACTACGGCCTGTTCCGCTACACCGATCTGGACCGCGTGAACACGGACGGGACCAACCCCACCAGCGTCGCGCAGGGCTTCCGCGTCAACTACACCTTCCGCTTCTAA